The Candidatus Poribacteria bacterium genome has a window encoding:
- a CDS encoding DUF1501 domain-containing protein: EFGRTVYCQGKLSRDNYGRDHHPKCFTRWMAGGGIKGGVVHGETDDFSYNIVKDPVSARDINATILHQLGIDHQRLTYKFQGLDHRLTGVEEKARVITELLA; the protein is encoded by the coding sequence GAGTTCGGACGAACCGTTTATTGCCAAGGTAAGCTCAGTCGGGATAACTACGGACGTGACCATCACCCGAAATGCTTTACACGTTGGATGGCTGGCGGTGGTATAAAGGGGGGTGTCGTTCATGGCGAAACGGATGACTTTAGCTACAATATCGTCAAAGACCCTGTCTCTGCACGGGATATAAACGCTACAATTCTTCATCAACTCGGCATCGATCACCAGCGGTTAACCTATAAGTTCCAAGGACTTGATCACCGGTTAACGGGGGTTGAGGAGAAAGCACGGGTTATCACTGAACTCTTGGCATAA
- a CDS encoding DUF1501 domain-containing protein, with protein sequence MDPIKEYLKLETRRQFFGKCAMGLGGAALASLLPNTLVDALEQQAMPQMGGLPELPHFAPKAKRAIYLFMSGAPSQMDLYDYKPTMGEWFDKDLPETVRMGQRLTTMTSGQNRFPIAPSIFEFKQHDNGSDGAWLSELLPHTASMVKDIAIIKSLHTEAINHDPAITYVCTGNETPGKPSLGAWLSYGLGTENNNLPSFIVMNATWTGRKSAQALYNRLWGAGFLPSEHQGVLLRSQGDPVLFLSNPKGMSENARKRMLDSLVKLNEELYQEVGDPETHARISQYEMAYRMQSSVPELTDLKQEPANILEMYGPDVNTPGTFAHCCILARRMMERDVRLVQIFHRGWDQHGNLPNDIRNQARDIDQPSTALVQDLKQRGMLDDTLVIWGGEFGRTVYCQGALKKDNYGRDHHPKCFTMWMAGGGIKSGIVHGETDDFSYNIIKDPVSVRDLNATILNQLGIDHERLTFKFQGLDHRLTGVEEKARVVSEILA encoded by the coding sequence ATGGACCCAATTAAAGAATACCTCAAGCTTGAAACGCGCCGCCAATTTTTCGGTAAATGTGCCATGGGTCTCGGTGGTGCAGCCCTCGCCTCACTGCTACCGAACACGCTTGTAGATGCTCTTGAACAACAAGCGATGCCACAGATGGGCGGGTTGCCTGAACTCCCGCATTTTGCGCCGAAAGCGAAACGCGCGATCTATCTCTTCATGTCCGGCGCACCGTCGCAGATGGATCTGTATGACTATAAACCGACGATGGGGGAATGGTTTGATAAAGACCTCCCAGAAACAGTACGGATGGGACAACGTCTCACGACGATGACCTCCGGCCAGAACCGTTTCCCGATTGCCCCCTCTATCTTCGAGTTCAAGCAGCACGACAATGGCAGCGATGGCGCATGGCTCAGCGAGTTACTACCGCATACCGCTTCTATGGTCAAAGACATCGCGATTATTAAATCGTTACACACCGAAGCGATTAATCATGACCCGGCTATCACTTATGTTTGTACCGGCAATGAGACTCCCGGCAAACCGAGCCTCGGCGCATGGCTCAGTTATGGGTTAGGTACGGAAAACAATAACCTCCCATCCTTTATTGTGATGAATGCTACGTGGACAGGTAGGAAGTCCGCACAAGCACTCTATAACCGACTCTGGGGGGCTGGATTCCTTCCGTCCGAACACCAAGGTGTGCTACTCCGTAGCCAAGGCGACCCGGTGCTATTCCTCTCAAATCCGAAAGGTATGAGTGAAAACGCACGGAAACGGATGCTGGATTCGTTGGTCAAACTCAACGAGGAACTCTACCAAGAAGTCGGGGATCCAGAAACGCATGCCCGTATCTCGCAATATGAGATGGCGTACCGCATGCAGTCGTCTGTTCCTGAACTGACAGACCTGAAGCAGGAACCTGCCAATATTCTTGAAATGTATGGTCCTGATGTTAACACACCTGGCACATTTGCACACTGCTGTATCCTTGCACGACGGATGATGGAACGCGATGTTCGACTCGTCCAAATTTTCCATCGCGGGTGGGACCAGCACGGAAACCTACCAAATGACATCCGCAATCAAGCACGTGACATTGATCAACCTTCAACAGCACTCGTCCAAGACCTAAAACAACGCGGTATGTTGGACGATACTCTCGTTATTTGGGGTGGTGAATTTGGACGGACTGTTTACTGCCAAGGCGCGCTCAAGAAGGATAACTACGGACGCGACCATCACCCGAAGTGTTTCACGATGTGGATGGCTGGCGGTGGTATAAAAAGCGGGATCGTCCACGGCGAAACCGATGATTTCAGCTACAATATCATCAAGGACCCTGTCTCCGTCCGAGACCTAAACGCTACGATCCTCAATCAACTCGGTATTGACCACGAACGGTTAACCTTCAAGTTCCAAGGGCTTGACCATCGGTTAACAGGTGTCGAAGAGAAAGCACGGGTTGTTAGTGAGATATTGGCATGA
- a CDS encoding pentapeptide repeat-containing protein has protein sequence MQIYHGTEQTLDARTFLSILREDYESVFLTSCVIEGAAIFSTESTIDAGEQAVVNKEIVCIGCTFKNVVKFEKTDFQKEVFFGNSVFQEAVHFRGAVFQSTCDFGDSTFEGPVFFREAVFCGKVNFRQTRFQRVADFNEVKFLENTVFKNAAFREAAHFSQAFFRKELDFVQTHFSETTVFNHSTFLGKTDFTSAQFAVAASYRNVNYTPNTIWQSLNNKQKRQSEEPTEFYLDSEDINEVLNPFFKRYVADQQFIRAFQERNPFWAQVWRWSSDYGRSLALWALWSMLIALSFSLLYMPGPSWLPEGLQGVMPQFHQVTGENVDEPLTFWKSFYFSIVTFTTLGFGDVVADNTSARIFVTLEVIFGYVMLGGLISIFANKLASRS, from the coding sequence ATGCAAATTTACCATGGTACTGAACAGACCCTTGATGCAAGAACGTTCCTCTCAATTCTACGCGAGGACTATGAAAGTGTGTTTTTGACGAGTTGTGTCATTGAAGGAGCTGCCATCTTTTCAACCGAGTCCACAATAGACGCGGGGGAACAGGCCGTGGTTAACAAGGAAATTGTCTGCATTGGGTGCACGTTTAAAAACGTCGTTAAATTTGAGAAAACTGACTTCCAAAAGGAGGTCTTTTTCGGCAATTCTGTTTTCCAAGAGGCTGTTCATTTCCGGGGTGCGGTGTTTCAAAGTACCTGTGACTTCGGGGACTCAACGTTTGAAGGACCCGTTTTCTTTAGAGAGGCAGTTTTTTGCGGAAAGGTGAACTTTCGACAGACGCGTTTCCAGCGGGTTGCCGATTTCAACGAGGTGAAATTCTTGGAAAACACTGTTTTCAAAAATGCCGCGTTCCGAGAAGCTGCACATTTTAGTCAGGCATTTTTCAGAAAAGAACTGGACTTTGTGCAAACCCATTTCTCCGAAACCACGGTCTTTAATCATTCAACATTCCTCGGAAAAACTGACTTCACCTCCGCACAGTTCGCTGTTGCAGCATCCTACCGGAATGTAAATTATACGCCAAACACGATATGGCAATCGCTTAACAATAAACAAAAACGGCAGTCTGAGGAGCCAACGGAATTCTACCTCGATAGCGAAGATATTAATGAGGTTTTGAATCCTTTTTTCAAACGTTACGTAGCGGATCAGCAGTTCATACGTGCCTTTCAAGAGAGAAATCCGTTCTGGGCTCAGGTTTGGCGGTGGAGTTCGGATTATGGGCGCAGTTTAGCACTCTGGGCACTCTGGTCTATGCTCATAGCCCTTTCATTCTCACTATTATATATGCCGGGGCCTTCCTGGCTGCCAGAAGGACTACAAGGAGTGATGCCTCAGTTCCATCAAGTGACCGGCGAGAACGTAGATGAACCGCTGACGTTTTGGAAATCCTTTTACTTTAGTATTGTGACCTTTACGACTCTCGGGTTCGGGGATGTCGTTGCGGACAATACCTCAGCACGTATCTTTGTTACCCTTGAGGTCATCTTCGGCTATGTTATGTTAGGAGGTTTGATTAGCATCTTCGCCAATAAACTTGCCAGTCGGAGTTAA
- a CDS encoding Gfo/Idh/MocA family oxidoreductase, with the protein MSKKLKAVVVGAGWSAEGHTKAFQHYGVEVLAICARKPDIVQKVASDLGVPDASTDWRKSLLTHKPDIVALTTPAILRTEVIELAVELGCHIISEKPLALTAVEAEHIYNLIKDTGLKHGFAATHLYDPSVAYVRELLTQQHSIGELTAVDIGYSRRIPHNTSSKTVKPWNWMSSLAHGGGALNNGLTHRLGMLERMTGMKIVSAVGEAKTAIREAPVVPEIRDFRVWRRKEITTEEASKLEWRVCDAEWDYSAFFKLGSSEPSDTEDSILVTMRTHPGVPTHSPKGGWYFYGTQGTLVGRGGHILSPLTKHVGETTEELSVPQTLTEDLPRIGDDIQNKWVALVRDFLADIEEHPHDPYLTFQDGWRYQIAIDAIRASTGWTQIPGPRLNHSK; encoded by the coding sequence ATGTCAAAAAAATTAAAAGCGGTTGTTGTCGGCGCAGGTTGGTCGGCAGAAGGACACACAAAGGCTTTTCAACATTACGGTGTTGAAGTGTTGGCGATCTGTGCCAGAAAACCAGATATCGTGCAGAAAGTCGCATCCGATTTAGGCGTGCCTGACGCTTCAACGGATTGGCGAAAGAGTTTGTTGACCCATAAACCGGACATCGTCGCGTTGACAACGCCTGCGATTCTGCGGACCGAGGTCATCGAATTGGCGGTGGAACTCGGGTGCCATATCATCAGCGAGAAACCGTTAGCACTTACCGCAGTGGAAGCCGAACACATCTACAATCTCATCAAAGACACGGGGTTGAAACACGGGTTCGCCGCAACGCATCTATACGACCCAAGCGTCGCTTACGTGCGAGAACTGTTGACGCAGCAGCACAGCATCGGCGAGTTAACAGCTGTCGATATCGGATACAGCCGTCGGATTCCACACAACACCTCTTCAAAAACAGTGAAACCGTGGAATTGGATGAGTTCGTTGGCACACGGTGGCGGTGCCTTGAACAATGGGCTCACACATCGGCTCGGTATGCTGGAACGGATGACTGGTATGAAAATCGTCTCGGCTGTCGGTGAAGCCAAAACGGCTATTAGAGAAGCACCCGTTGTGCCGGAGATCCGTGACTTTCGGGTGTGGCGGCGTAAAGAGATTACAACCGAAGAGGCATCGAAACTCGAATGGCGGGTGTGTGATGCGGAATGGGATTATTCGGCGTTTTTTAAATTGGGGTCTTCAGAGCCTTCAGATACTGAAGATAGCATTCTCGTAACAATGCGCACGCATCCGGGGGTGCCCACCCACTCCCCAAAAGGGGGTTGGTATTTCTATGGGACGCAAGGAACGCTTGTCGGAAGGGGCGGACATATCCTGTCGCCGCTTACAAAACACGTTGGTGAAACGACTGAGGAACTGTCTGTTCCGCAAACTTTAACAGAGGACCTACCGCGCATCGGGGACGACATCCAAAACAAATGGGTCGCGCTTGTTCGAGATTTCCTCGCGGATATTGAGGAGCACCCACACGACCCGTATTTAACATTCCAAGACGGCTGGCGTTACCAAATCGCTATCGACGCAATCCGGGCAAGCACAGGATGGACACAGATCCCCGGTCCCCGGTTAAACCACAGCAAATAG
- a CDS encoding AAA family ATPase yields MPKLFVKNFINIQEAEIDMDKTLVVFIGATASGKSVLAKLLYFFHELIRDFRQYIKQINAYPPEDIKPVAPDLSTVFRAQILYKFREFFGDASDLTLITDNDDVIKPFEITYHWTTDSTITLTLDAEKTLEIQLPSVMDEVETLCYALQEKLRQFDKKQLSSKIKEADLPTKVDTSSTDNEPESKTSERFFFILKMAIGISDITEKLAGTYRDSLFIPADRNIAVNYPDALKRIFYGGIKSDLQTRAATRPRVNLHLIARFLEKNEEFLDTFSTQNFHNIFDEKAEAESESIDKPMMEFLLKKISCILRSEYETIGEISESRLFSHPTGENAAFLEKASTGQQNIIRILQDMFMNVLYNEVIFRVIEEPEAHLHPIAQKHLMHIIALMRNHIDSQIVITTHSPYLLAVLKNLLTAGQLSGKKPEAAAETEALTPKLCWLNPDDVEVYHLKDGISHAIVQPEAEPILENPLADLLAEF; encoded by the coding sequence ATGCCTAAATTATTTGTCAAAAACTTTATAAATATCCAAGAAGCAGAAATCGACATGGATAAAACCTTAGTCGTTTTCATCGGCGCGACTGCCAGCGGCAAAAGCGTTCTCGCGAAGCTGCTCTACTTTTTTCACGAATTAATCCGCGATTTTCGGCAATATATTAAACAAATCAACGCTTACCCGCCGGAAGATATAAAACCCGTTGCACCCGACCTGTCAACGGTATTTCGCGCGCAAATTTTGTATAAATTCCGAGAGTTTTTCGGCGACGCAAGCGATCTGACACTGATCACAGATAATGACGATGTCATAAAACCGTTTGAAATTACCTATCACTGGACAACGGATAGCACAATCACGTTGACATTAGACGCCGAAAAAACGCTTGAGATCCAGCTGCCCAGCGTTATGGACGAAGTTGAAACGCTCTGTTACGCCTTACAAGAAAAATTGAGGCAGTTTGATAAAAAACAACTCAGCAGTAAAATAAAGGAGGCTGATCTCCCCACAAAAGTAGATACGTCTTCAACTGATAACGAGCCAGAATCTAAAACGAGCGAGCGGTTCTTTTTTATTTTAAAAATGGCAATCGGCATAAGCGACATCACGGAGAAGTTGGCAGGTACATACCGTGACAGTCTTTTCATACCTGCGGATCGGAATATCGCTGTCAACTATCCCGATGCTCTTAAACGGATCTTCTATGGCGGCATAAAAAGTGATCTCCAAACACGTGCTGCCACTCGTCCGCGTGTGAACCTACATCTCATTGCACGCTTTTTGGAAAAGAACGAGGAATTCCTTGACACCTTCAGCACACAGAATTTCCACAATATCTTTGATGAAAAAGCCGAAGCGGAATCAGAGAGCATTGATAAACCGATGATGGAATTCCTACTTAAAAAGATCTCATGCATCCTAAGGAGCGAATACGAAACTATCGGTGAGATTTCCGAATCGCGACTCTTTTCGCATCCGACCGGCGAGAATGCGGCTTTTTTAGAGAAGGCATCAACAGGGCAGCAAAATATCATACGGATTCTACAAGATATGTTCATGAACGTGCTTTACAATGAAGTCATCTTCCGAGTGATTGAAGAACCCGAAGCACACCTACACCCGATAGCACAAAAACATCTCATGCATATCATTGCCCTGATGCGGAATCATATCGATAGCCAGATTGTTATAACAACACATAGCCCATATCTTTTGGCGGTTCTTAAAAATCTATTAACCGCAGGACAACTGTCGGGAAAAAAACCAGAGGCTGCTGCAGAGACAGAAGCACTCACGCCCAAGTTATGTTGGTTAAATCCTGACGACGTTGAGGTTTACCATCTTAAAGACGGTATAAGTCATGCCATTGTGCAGCCAGAAGCGGAACCTATTCTCGAAAACCCGCTTGCCGACCTTTTGGCAGAATTTTAA
- a CDS encoding potassium channel family protein — MYEKHNEIIKAQVFLEALQSDVTSVTFSNCIIEGIVDIFSVELERDENDRILLNKSLSCTGCTFKNIVNFRTVIFEKDVDFRRTLFEADLDFDEAILRGSCAFREATFQRRADFHNATFHKSVSFWRARFNNVADFHRVEFHRNAVFHEAYFYNEVNFRRALFQGILDCTRTWFSETTTFNNATFLGTANFTAAQFVGVAAFRDIQYIPNTLFPLIGAKLRKKRYRATEFYLDSQHVDEVENPFFKRYVADQQFIRAFNQANPVLARLWRWSSDYGRSLALWASWSILFVFLFAIAYRFPFPAWMSLWLVDLTPHFDQITGGYSEKPLTLWGCFYFSVVTFTTLGFGDVVADNTAARFLVTLEVIFGYVMLGGLISIFANKLASRS; from the coding sequence ATGTACGAAAAGCACAACGAGATAATTAAAGCGCAAGTTTTCCTTGAAGCACTTCAAAGCGATGTGACATCCGTTACATTCTCGAATTGTATCATCGAAGGGATTGTCGATATCTTTTCCGTCGAATTGGAACGCGACGAAAATGACAGGATCCTTCTCAACAAGAGCCTCTCTTGTACCGGGTGTACGTTTAAAAATATCGTCAATTTTCGGACGGTCATCTTTGAAAAAGATGTGGACTTTCGGCGCACCCTCTTTGAGGCAGATCTTGATTTCGATGAAGCCATTTTACGTGGTTCTTGTGCATTCCGTGAGGCTACCTTTCAGAGGCGCGCCGATTTTCACAATGCGACCTTCCACAAGAGCGTCAGCTTTTGGCGAGCGAGATTTAACAACGTCGCCGATTTTCATAGGGTTGAATTCCATAGAAACGCCGTATTTCATGAGGCTTATTTCTACAATGAAGTCAATTTTCGGCGCGCCCTATTCCAAGGTATACTTGACTGCACAAGAACATGGTTCTCCGAGACAACAACGTTCAACAACGCCACATTCCTTGGTACCGCTAACTTTACCGCTGCGCAGTTTGTTGGTGTCGCCGCCTTTCGCGATATTCAGTATATCCCAAACACCCTTTTCCCGTTAATCGGAGCGAAACTTAGGAAAAAACGGTATCGCGCAACCGAATTCTATTTGGATAGTCAACATGTAGATGAAGTCGAGAACCCTTTTTTCAAACGATACGTCGCTGACCAGCAGTTCATTCGCGCCTTCAACCAAGCGAATCCGGTTTTGGCGCGTTTATGGCGATGGAGTTCCGATTATGGACGGAGTTTAGCACTCTGGGCATCTTGGTCCATCCTTTTTGTTTTTCTTTTCGCCATTGCATACAGATTTCCATTTCCAGCGTGGATGTCGTTATGGTTAGTAGATCTCACACCACACTTTGATCAAATCACAGGGGGGTATAGCGAGAAGCCGTTAACTCTCTGGGGCTGTTTCTATTTTAGCGTCGTTACTTTCACAACACTCGGTTTCGGTGATGTGGTAGCGGATAATACCGCCGCGCGTTTCCTCGTCACTTTAGAGGTAATTTTTGGGTATGTGATGTTAGGTGGGTTAATCAGTATCTTCGCAAACAAACTTGCGAGTCGAAGTTAA
- a CDS encoding tetratricopeptide repeat protein — protein MKIRTQYTFWRRLLSKLVNLETISKNILNLTLISFTLILFYTGNLQIAIAHDAHGRRGWVAQPVQTHYFDHITLFSQGRITRFTQMPIRVYISPILKESPYLPEIRYAMQEWHTASEGNIRFEETEAPRNADIRVSWGHSGLHADFQDMRLGSAELTRLKDTKQIVAQDPADASPPFTVEVILMLEGDGTIGELSQKEMRTVCLHEFGHAIGLWGHSPHPSDISYPTATVQHPSARDITTLRKLYNTPLNTPQHDIAIKVLTSEIEAKPYAEKRKRLRHHYLLGTVYFDEGNTEAAIGSFLTCQALDAKFQPAIEKLIQVYHETGKTHDAIALLEKRITQKPSPADYNTLGIFFYERKEAEKAIQAFEKALHIAPYHKAARRNLHQLLRAKGFKALAAKDFETATTTFERVIRMDPLDAPTYQLMGNGYAQVGQFETAINYYQKAIDINPVDALTKHHLAECYNNYGVALRNRGEWDAAIEAYRNALLLMPTLGVARTNLGDAFTRKAKAHNEAGELDEAANAYLELKKLYPNELHIRNLLGELYLKKGDYAEALSAFQHVYNITPNAAHALHNLIAAYHHYARSLSDTEEYITAIQLLQKALRLAPTDLNLRLSLANAYQGAGDYERATIEVSRVLAQEPENPQAKEEEINLRIRRGNALMGQRQYAAAIAEFEGIPESKRNTEIYNTLGYLYLVEGEHQKALAGFETVLQKDPINMPAFRNLLSLESQLIRHHFDRIKRDTLTKVRCALALTLIKRKQTNAAIEKYQSALKSKSEEMNPLLIETGKQLANWFQQYGNTENRERVLRWVEERSSR, from the coding sequence ATGAAAATTAGAACACAATACACTTTTTGGCGTAGGCTGTTGTCAAAACTTGTTAACCTCGAAACTATCTCTAAAAACATCTTGAACCTTACGTTAATCAGTTTCACGCTCATACTATTTTACACCGGAAACCTGCAGATTGCGATAGCACACGATGCCCACGGGCGTAGAGGTTGGGTTGCCCAACCCGTGCAGACACACTATTTCGATCATATTACACTTTTTTCTCAAGGCAGAATCACCCGTTTTACGCAGATGCCGATCCGGGTCTACATCTCGCCCATCCTAAAAGAGAGCCCGTATCTACCGGAAATCCGATATGCCATGCAAGAATGGCACACCGCCAGCGAGGGTAACATCCGCTTTGAAGAAACGGAAGCACCTCGGAACGCCGACATTCGCGTCAGTTGGGGACACAGCGGTCTCCATGCCGACTTTCAGGACATGAGACTCGGTAGTGCAGAACTCACGCGCCTCAAGGATACAAAACAGATAGTCGCGCAAGATCCAGCGGATGCCTCACCGCCGTTTACCGTCGAGGTTATACTTATGTTGGAAGGCGACGGCACTATCGGCGAACTATCACAGAAAGAGATGCGGACAGTTTGCCTCCACGAGTTTGGACACGCAATCGGATTATGGGGACACAGCCCACATCCGAGTGATATCAGTTATCCGACAGCAACAGTGCAACATCCATCAGCACGCGATATAACCACGTTGCGTAAACTCTACAATACACCCCTTAATACACCACAACACGACATCGCTATCAAGGTTTTGACATCCGAGATTGAAGCGAAACCCTATGCGGAAAAGCGAAAACGTCTCCGACATCATTACCTGTTGGGAACTGTCTATTTTGATGAAGGCAACACAGAAGCCGCAATCGGGAGTTTTCTGACCTGCCAGGCGTTAGATGCTAAGTTTCAACCCGCAATAGAGAAACTGATTCAAGTCTACCATGAAACCGGAAAGACCCATGATGCAATCGCGCTCCTTGAGAAACGGATCACCCAGAAACCGTCGCCAGCGGATTACAATACACTCGGTATCTTCTTCTATGAAAGAAAAGAGGCAGAAAAGGCGATACAAGCGTTTGAAAAAGCACTTCATATCGCACCGTATCATAAAGCCGCACGGCGAAATCTACATCAACTCCTTCGGGCAAAGGGATTCAAAGCGTTAGCAGCAAAAGACTTTGAGACCGCAACCACAACTTTTGAACGGGTGATCCGGATGGACCCGCTCGACGCGCCTACCTATCAATTGATGGGCAACGGATACGCCCAAGTTGGACAATTTGAGACAGCGATCAATTATTACCAGAAAGCAATTGATATTAACCCAGTCGATGCGCTCACGAAGCACCATCTTGCAGAATGCTATAACAACTACGGAGTCGCCCTGCGAAATCGTGGCGAATGGGATGCGGCAATTGAAGCGTATCGCAACGCGTTGTTGTTAATGCCGACACTCGGTGTTGCCCGCACAAATTTAGGCGATGCGTTCACCCGAAAGGCGAAGGCACATAACGAAGCAGGCGAATTAGACGAAGCCGCAAATGCGTATCTCGAATTAAAGAAACTTTACCCGAACGAATTGCACATCCGCAACCTGCTCGGTGAGTTATACCTGAAAAAAGGCGACTATGCCGAGGCACTGTCCGCATTCCAACACGTTTACAATATCACCCCGAACGCAGCGCACGCGCTCCATAATCTCATCGCTGCTTATCACCATTATGCGCGAAGCCTCAGTGATACGGAGGAATATATCACAGCGATCCAACTGCTTCAGAAGGCTCTCCGACTCGCGCCGACCGATCTAAATTTACGTTTGAGTCTCGCAAATGCCTATCAGGGAGCGGGCGACTATGAGCGTGCTACCATAGAGGTGTCCCGTGTCTTGGCACAAGAACCGGAGAACCCACAAGCGAAGGAAGAAGAGATTAACCTCCGAATCCGGCGCGGGAATGCACTTATGGGACAACGGCAGTACGCCGCCGCTATCGCTGAATTCGAGGGGATCCCGGAATCCAAGCGTAACACCGAAATTTACAATACCCTCGGTTATCTCTATCTCGTGGAGGGTGAACACCAGAAAGCACTTGCGGGTTTTGAAACTGTTCTCCAGAAAGACCCGATTAACATGCCCGCGTTCAGGAATCTATTGTCCTTAGAATCACAACTGATCCGGCATCATTTTGATAGAATCAAAAGAGATACGCTCACCAAAGTCCGATGTGCCCTCGCCCTTACTTTAATCAAACGTAAACAGACGAATGCAGCGATCGAAAAATATCAATCCGCATTGAAATCTAAATCTGAAGAGATGAACCCCCTTCTTATTGAAACGGGTAAACAACTCGCAAACTGGTTTCAGCAATACGGCAACACCGAGAACCGTGAGAGGGTTCTCCGTTGGGTTGAAGAGCGGAGTAGTAGATGA
- the murB gene encoding UDP-N-acetylmuramate dehydrogenase, with amino-acid sequence MDWKEALLEIVTQPGSRLRFREPLAKHTHFGIGGEAMAYIEVSTVSELAALARFHKAWDVPVALIGRGSNLLVSDSGFKGISIRLVGELAKLEVDENIVSVGAGLALPALSKTMSQRGLSGVEFALGIPGSVGGALIMNAGAWGSSFGDVVTNVTAMTDTSELVNLTHAEAKFEYRHSSLDTYFCVTGATLTLEPGDVDTITARMQTLFKQKVETQPFVEENAGCMFKNPPGDSAGRLIDISGLKGYRIGGAEVSTIHGNFILNIDNATAEDVLKLVAHIQQQVREKTGISLQTEVKRLGFD; translated from the coding sequence ATGGATTGGAAAGAGGCACTGCTGGAAATTGTAACGCAACCCGGCTCACGGCTCCGGTTTCGGGAGCCGCTCGCAAAACATACCCACTTCGGTATCGGTGGCGAAGCGATGGCTTATATTGAAGTCAGCACGGTCTCCGAACTGGCGGCATTGGCACGCTTCCACAAAGCGTGGGATGTCCCGGTTGCGCTCATCGGTCGCGGGTCCAATCTGCTGGTGAGTGATAGTGGTTTCAAAGGTATCAGTATCAGGTTAGTCGGCGAGTTGGCAAAACTGGAGGTGGACGAAAATATCGTTTCGGTGGGTGCGGGACTTGCACTGCCAGCCCTGTCAAAAACAATGTCACAACGTGGTTTGAGCGGCGTGGAATTCGCGCTCGGTATCCCCGGATCTGTTGGCGGTGCGCTGATTATGAACGCCGGTGCATGGGGCAGCAGTTTCGGAGATGTCGTCACAAATGTTACCGCCATGACTGACACCAGCGAACTTGTTAATCTAACCCACGCTGAAGCAAAATTTGAATATCGACACAGCAGTTTGGACACCTATTTCTGTGTTACAGGTGCAACCCTGACACTTGAACCCGGAGATGTTGACACCATCACAGCGCGGATGCAAACGCTCTTCAAACAGAAAGTCGAAACGCAACCCTTCGTCGAAGAAAATGCGGGGTGTATGTTCAAAAATCCCCCCGGCGATTCCGCTGGACGGTTGATTGACATTAGCGGACTGAAAGGCTACCGTATCGGCGGTGCAGAGGTATCCACGATCCACGGGAACTTCATCCTCAACATTGACAATGCAACAGCAGAAGATGTGCTGAAGTTAGTCGCACACATCCAACAACAGGTCCGTGAAAAGACTGGGATCTCCCTCCAGACAGAGGTCAAACGGTTGGGGTTTGACTAA